In Clupea harengus chromosome 13, Ch_v2.0.2, whole genome shotgun sequence, one DNA window encodes the following:
- the snx5 gene encoding sorting nexin-5: MTSSRENDKEKLRSVSVDLNNDSSLLIDIPDALCERDKVKFTVHTKTTLSSFQKPDFSVSRQHEDFIWLHDTLVETEDYAGLIIPPAPPKPDFESPREKMHKLGDGEATMTKEEYTKMKQELEAEYLAVFKKTVQVHEVFLQRLSSHPVFSKDRNFQIFLEYDQDLSVRRKNAKEMFGGFFKNMVKTADEVIISGIKEVDDFFEQEKTFLLDYYSKIKDSTAKAEKMTRSHKNVADDYIHVSATLNSMCAEDNTALKVHLEKFADLLEKLRKVEGRVASDQELKLTELLRYYMRDIQAAKDLLYRRARALANYENSNKALDKARLKSKDIAQAEEHQQQCLQKFDKLSESCKKELTSFKGRRVVAFRKNLIEMAELEIKHAKNSVSLLQGCIDMLNSN; encoded by the exons ATGACATCATCTAGAGAAAATGATAAAGAGAAG ctccgcTCTGTGTCAGTGGACCTGAACAATGATTCCTCCCTTCTCATTGACATTCCGGATGCCCTTTGTGAGCGAGACAAGGTCAAGTTCACTGTCCACACCAAG ACCACACTCAGTTCCTTTCAGAAGCCAGATTTCTCTGTGTCACGCCAGCACGAAGACTTCATATGGCTACATGACACGTTGGTTGAGACGGAGGATTATGCTGGTCTCATC atcCCTCCTGCACCCCCAAAGCCAGACTTTGAGAGTCCTAGAGAGAAGATGCATAAACTCGGTGATGGGGAGGCCACCATGACCAAGGAGGAGTACACAAAGATGAAGCAGGAGCTTGAGGC AGAGTACCTGGCTGTGTTTAAGAAGACTGTCCAGGTGCACGAAGTTTTCCTGCAGAGGCTCTCTTCCCACCCAGTCTTCAGCAAGGACAGAAACTTCCAGATATTCCTGGAGTACGACCAGGAT CTCAGTGTGCGGAGAAAAAATGCCAAGGAGATGTTTGGTGGTTTCTTCAAGAACATGGTGAAAACTGCTGATGAGGTCATCATCTCAGGGATTAAG GAAGTGGACGACTTCTTTGAGCAGGAGAAAACTTTCCTGCTTGATTATTACAGTAAGATCAAGGACTCCACTGCCAAGGCGGAAAAAATGACTCGGTCTCATAAAA ATGTAGCTGATGACTACATTCATGTCTCTGCAACTTTGAACAGCATGTGTGCAGAAGATAACACTGCCCTGAAAGT GCATCTGGAGAAGTTTGCAGATCTATTGGAGAAGCTTAGG AAAGTGGAGGGCAGAGTTGCATCAGACCAGGAGCTGAAGCTCACCGAGCTGCTCAGGTATTACATGAGGGACATCCAGGCAGCCAAG GACCTGCTGTACAGACGTGCACGAGCCCTGGCCAACTACGAGAACTCCAACAAGGCCCTGGACAAGGCTCGGCTgaaaagcaaagacatagcACAGGCAGAAGAGCACCAACAGCAGTGCCTGCAGAAGTTTGACAAACTCTCTGAATCATGCAAGAAgg AACTGACAAGCTTCAAGGGCAGACGGGTGGTGGCCTTCCGCAAGAACTTGATCGAGATGGCGGAGCTGGAGATAAAACATGCCAAG AATAGTGTGTCTCTGCTCCAGGGATGTATTGACATGCTCAACAGCAACTGA